From the genome of Chaetodon trifascialis isolate fChaTrf1 chromosome 4, fChaTrf1.hap1, whole genome shotgun sequence:
ctctgaggctCCTCCTATCTGGTTACTGGCAGTACCCAAACTGGTACGAGCACTCTCCAGCAGGTCCAGAGTACTGGTAATCTGAGCCACCGCAGTGTAGGTGCTATCCCTGGCATGCCGTGCACGGACCAGGGACTGCTCTAGGGCTCGTTCCTGTACTTTGGCAGAGAGTTTCCCCAAGCGGACGAAGTAGCTGGGGCTGCCCGACGGGGTGGTCACCTCACTAGGGGCAGGTTCAGCgacagcagctgaaagaggaCAGTGCTGATCTCATACATGTTTAAAAGAGATGTTTCATGTAGTGGGATTACCTAAAATTTAAAATAGGGCTTTAAATATTAAGGTGTGATGACAAAGGTGTGGTTATAGTACTGTTTGTTATGCATAGTTCAGCCATTCTTGATCCctctgttcatttttcagtgtcatATGTGCATTCTCTACGGGATGGGCCAACGAGCTTGTTTTGGGTGATAGATGGAGGCACAACTGGCTCCTTCTCACAATACTAAGTGGTGCATCTGTTGTAAGTCCGGACACTTGCCTCTGACGTGAAAGCACATCTGCTCAGGAGAGACTTAGGAGCCACTTCACTccctccagtcatcagtcagtGGAAGCTAAGGGATATGCAGAGTAACGCTGTCTCCCTGTGCCTCTGTTATAAGCTTCTTTGGTGAGTTTAGCGGGCCTCTGCTACAGCCATCATCAAACAAATCCAAAATCCCCTGAGTACTGCCATTATGGCCACTTTGATGCTCCTGCTGAATGCAGTTGCATCTTTTTCACATGCATAATCAGAGAAGAGGATGGCCTCCTGACTATTACTGCCACAGTGGCAGGTTGTCACAATAACATGACATCACAGTAGCAGGTGTCAAAGCTGTGAGTGTTGGAAATTGTAGCTGCTTTATGGGCCAAGTTCACAGAGGGGAGGTTCATTGTAACGCCCTGCCTTGCTCGCTATGAATAGCATCGACCATTCACGTATCCACATCCCGTCACTGGGGTAGAATTTAACACTTTTATCGTGACCACCCACGCCTTGCCACGTCACCTTGtcttaataatgataatttatTTGGACAGTCAGGACAAATTTTCTGTTTGATCTATGGATCAGTGAAACAAGGACACGGTGTTTGCTGCTGACTCTCACAGTAAATGCCAAAGCATTCACGTGTATTAATTATTATGGAATAAATTAAGTTTCAGTAAATGGCAGTAATGCCAGCTAGAATGTATAATGTATGAAACTAAGCTTTGAGTAATTTAAGGGATATAATGCTAATTATTATGcttaaactttaaaatgttcCCCTTTAAAGCAAAACTGCAGCATTATTAATGCTTAACTGAAAGCAGAAGGGACACTAAGTGCTCCTTTTTTCTCTATGTATCTTTTACTTGCAATTGCAAATGCAAGACAGTAAtgtagaaagagaaaagggCCAAAACTGTGATTAAGCTGGTGTAGAAGATCTTAAATGGCAATTTAAGTAAATGAAAAGGAAgtgactgcttttatttttatggaaTATATTAAAGGAGGATTCTGTGATCCAAATGTAAACCCCACCACCAAAATTTAAAACATAGGACTGGAATCATcgctgctgtgactgacagatCCGTAAATTCAAGTACTAACAAAAGCAACGactaaatctaatctaaaagTCATTTTGTCACTATTAAAGTtttgtttacatcagtgttaTTTATTCAGCACTGGAGGGAAGCCGTTCTACACTTTCAATTATAAtcaagagaggaaaacattaaatgcaaaGTACTTCTCATCATATCTGCAACAAAACATGTGAATGTATCTAATTTTATACAGTCAGAAACTGCCTGGGTCAGTTTTAGACAAAGTGGGGAAAAAGCTACTCTAATTATTTTTGACCATCGATGAGAAAAACTTGACAAATTGGGCACTCGttcataattaattaattccaaTTGCAGCcttgtttcagcttcatttgaTCCAACTGTCAAAACGCACCTGTCTATACCTCAGCAGCAGACATATGGGTTTATCACCTCCCCTGGTTTTTGTGGACTGATTATGCTTTCCACATTCAGGACAGCTACTCACCCAGCTCCCTCTCAGTGAGCGGCAGGTTCTGGTCAACCCAGTCCTCAGATCGGCTCAGGGCCAGGCCCATCCTACTGCTGACCATCTGGCCCATCCTGGTGCCCATGGCGGTGACGATGCCTCCGCTGACTGCTGCCCGGGTCAGCTCGACACCGCCCATCACAGCCCCTACCACAGCGTCTTTGGCCCCTGCCACCGACTGGTACACCATACCCACGGTGTCCGACACCACCTGAGGAAGAAACGGGCGATTATGTGCTGTGCTCGGAGAGTGATGGTGGTGCTATTATGGGTTTTCTACACAGCTCTTATCCTTTTGGCATACATGACATTTGAGGCAATTTGGCCTGCCAGGAGAAGTTAAAAGAGCAAGAGAAAACTCAGGGTGCACCAGTATGAGAATAAAAAGGTTGTGAGTGAAGAGTGGTGTTTTCCCCataaaatccatttttttcttttttaggaCACCCCTGAGTGTTTTATCCCACTTACGGCTGGGTTATTTTTAACAAGGGGTAAGTGTAAACATTTTTGCTGTGGTTACCTGGAGTGTGATATGACTTGTGGACATATCTAAAAGGACAGGGGATatgtttgaagtgttttgatATGCGATGTGGAAGTTATTACACGTTATAACAAGGCCTGTTCGTCTAAAAAATCCAAATGCACAGCAAAAAGGTGGAAAAGCTGATCATCAAAGGCAAATGAATTAAAAGAGGATCTGAAATGGATGTTTTCACAGTAGGGGGGTTTCTGTCTGACCTTGTCTGCTGGTTTGTGAAGAATAGgcagcttctcctccatcttATCCAGTCCTTTCAAGGCGTACTCGTTCACTGTCGcgactgaaacaaacacacaatagaAATTCATGAATTTAGGAAGAACaagattaaatgttttcatcGCTGCTAACTCTGTAAGCGGGCAGTAAAACCAAGCACGAAAAAACAGTAATTGCTTCACGTTcacaacacagagacaggtgaAAGGGGTTTAAAGATTAAAATGACACCGTTCTTAGAAGAAGAAACCTACTTTCATTCGTGTCATACTCACATGTCATTTTCTGGCACCGAGCGGACCTGGCATCAGTTTCACACCTTTCATATGCAACAAGCTTGCAATATTCCTCTATAGTATATCTGAATGTTGTAAATTTCTGTGCCGTCATTGCACATACATTACATCATAtttctgcagagagaagaacCTACGCTGTGGTTCTATAATGCCCAGGAGAGGCTTGGACCCCGTGGTGGCAGCTGCGCCCAGCGTTCGGACCCCACTCTCTGCTGCATCCATCACTCCCTTCAGCAAGGGCACGCTGTCTTTGGTGCTACTGTAGGCGCTGGAAACCACCTCGCAGGCTGAACTGACCAGGGGTAAACTGCTCACTCGGGAAACAACACTCTAggaccaacaaaaaaaaaaaaaaagaagaagaatactGGCATTGAAAAGAATATGAAAAACAATCCTGACTGCAAAATGAAAAGCTCTGTTGGTGATAATGATTGATTTCACCACATTAACTATCGACATGGAATTCTAAGCTTCAAATTAGTTCATAATATGCCTCAGTTTTGTAACAGGTGTCATCTGGGGTCACAGTGCTCCTCACCTGCTGGTCTCCATTAgctggttctgctgctgcagctccagtctCATTAGTTTTCCCGCTGTCTGCCATTGTGCCCACTGGATTCAATCTTTgacacagaaatacagagtGTCAGACACAGATTCACGTCACATCACTCTGTATGCATGATGAAAtgactcttcctctctgatATTCTTTGTTTAAAGTGGCTGATACACTTTATCTCGCAGAGAAGTAGTGTGTCTTATGAATTTAGAAATGGAATCGCTGTCCTGTCAGACGGTTTAATAATATAGGCAGCTGGGCGACTCAACCATGTTAAATTCATTTGTCAACACTATGATGCAATGAGGATGAAACtgcagttaaaaaacaaaatggtgCAGCCAAGCAAACAGTTCAAGTCTCTGCACCATGGCACAGCTGAATGTCAAAAATTGGAGCATATATTTTgaatttctttctctcttgtgaACTTACCACAGCTCtattttgtgcatttaaaaaaaaaaactatacaGCCTCCTGAAATTATAAAGTCTTAACATCAGAGGCTGGGCAACATGTCAGATTTGCTCATGAAAAGAGGAATTAATGAGGTCAGAGCTGGTGGATCAATGTGTACGACAAAAGAGTGAGTTATACATCTGAACACATAACTACTATTTTGACATCTACATTTAGTGACATTACTACTGAAGATGGAAAACATGATTACGGTTTCATGATTATCTGTGTGCCAAAGGAAATCTGGATGGTAATGTGAATGCGTAAAATCGTGTATTTCTTCCTCTAGGTTTATTAAAAGAAACAGATAACTGTTCAATCAAGGTGTCAgatgatgaaacacaaacaagcctCGGCTCATTCCTTTGATTTCGCTTAATACTTCCTGGTGTGTGCGCTGTTTCTTGCAACAATCCTGCTTTCTCAAGGTGACGACTGCTTCAAAGTGATGATAGCTCCAACATAAAACGAGCACAGACATGATAAATTATGAGAAAGACCCACAAGTCAGTTTTCTGGGGACCCAGAAGTAAGTCCAATTTGAAATCATAGATTAGAGTCAAGAGAAAAGCCATGAATAATGCTACGAACTGTGGACCAGCAGGGCACTCATATTGAAGATTGATAGTTCACAAGCTCACATGAAGGTATGCAGGCAAAATGGACTGCAACATCATTTATATCAAACGAAAATTCTTCATTGAAATATTGAGCAAAACTTCACTTCGGCTAATGTAAAATATTGCTTTGAATGAAACGCTGGCCAAAAGAATTACTCAAGGGAAATAACTGCTTTAAGTGAAAACTACTCTGCTGAATTAATGCAATGAAGTATTGCCTGATATAAAAGCTAAATCTAATACTTTATTGGGTTAGAGACAAGGGCAAAATCCATAATTAATTCAATCAATAGTTGAATTACATATTTAGATTCTATTCTCCTTCAAGTAAAGAGGAGAAATTGTACTTTGTTCCAGCCACTCAATTATgagtatttgctgtttttcattgccttatgtgacaataaactgaatatcatTGGGTTTTGGATTGTTAGTCAAACCAAGCAACTTAAGGACGTTACCCTAGATTGTGACCATATAATGAATCATTACATCACTGGCAAATAAATCGATAAcgaaaacaatcaaaaacacCATCGAGCGACGCAAGCGAGACAAGCAGGAGACGTGACAGCTGACTGGAGAGAaccctctgcagcagagcatcttctcccttttctttctggTGCTCCCAACATGTGGACAACATCTGTTTGTGCTCTGCCAGATGGCACAGGGAGACATAAGTGGAGCCCACCTGTATTTACTGGAACACTGTTAACAGGCGTTTGCTATGGCTGACCTGATGTATAGGGCAGACCAGTCAAAAAAGGACACGACCTCTGCGATCATACTTCTGGGCAAACATACAGCTGGAGTGTGAGCAGCGCAGCCGACCAGCTGTAACCATTACGCCATTATGGAGTAAATGCTCAGGTAGATTAAGCTGACAGAGGGAAGCCTCACATCTAGCAAACTACACTGAAACCAAGCACCCATGTATGACCTTTCCACAGAACaactgtttattcatttcacAAATTCTTTTCGGTGTCAGGGCGAATAGAATACCCTGTGTGACCCATGGTGTTGCAGACATTTCTCTCGAGACTCTTGCAAATTGCATTTAGTTGCAACAGCTTGGTTGAGcaacatgttctttttttcagttgatGAGATCTTCGCTGGCTTTATTACACTGCAAAGTCTGACACTATTCTCCCTGCTATCAAGTGAGAGATGAACCCGAGATAATTTCCAGAGACACAGTACATTTTATGAAGAAGGCTGTTTTGCAACACAAAAGAGGCTGTTTTAGACTTTCTGAAATAATAACGTCACTGATTCCAGCAAGGCACTCTTTGTCACATCCTGACAATGTTGAGCAACGTCATCCCTCTTCCAGAAAATACTGCCTTTGGAGCTGAACCACTATGTGACCTTTGATAGTAATGGATAAGCTGGTGTATCTCCAGAAAACGATTGAGACACTTGCCATGAGGGACAAAAGAGAGATCACTGCTACTCAGTGGGTTAAAGAGGCCTACAGCTGTCCTTGATCCCAGAGATGGCAGCTCAtctcacagagagacagtaaCAGTAAAGAGTGAGGTTTCCACACATGGAACTGTACATTTCCACCTTTATCTAAAATAGTGCAGACCCAGATCAGTGACATTAATCTGCAGGGGCTGTAAAACATTTAGTCAGAGCACTGTCTCGGGGTCAGGACTCCCCAAGGGGTCCCAACGTTAATGTGAGGGGTCGCAAGATGATTCAAGAAGGAAAATTAATTCTGTCTGACAAAATTATGtctctgattttattttctagTGAAATGTTTGATAATTGAATTTCTTCAGATCTCAGATCCCTCAAACTTGAGAGGGGTGAgaaatcacagcagctcatttcCACACACGGAGGGGTCACAAGCAGAAGTTGCTTCATCCTCAGGGGCCACTGTCTTTGCACATTATAATATTAAGCAATTACACCCAATGCTCTGTGTTGGCCTTTATTGGAATAATAAGTACAATGTTAACTGCGTCAGTCCAGTTGAGAGGATTTCAATCAGCGCCCTTTAGCTGTGTTTTAACGACACTGCGTCCTCTCAATGGGACACGCTGTATactccacagcagctgtcatcCCCTCCAGTTGATGGGTGATGAACTTTACCCCAGATGAGGAGTTGTGACTTCAGCAAACAACAACCATCTTTCAATCGATTCTTCTCAATGTATCACAAGCTCTGGCATCCTCCTCGAGTTAACAGGCACAGTAAGCGCAGTGTTTTCAGCCCTAAACGGGATATAAGTTACGTTACACGTTAGCTTGGTTAAGTTAGCTGCTTAAAGTACAAGTAACGACAGCTAGCTTAGCAACACAACTCTGAGAAGTTTGGGAAGTTGTGGactgatttaaaaacaaaacagagctgtcAAACATCACTGACCTCGCTGTCAGCCTgttgctcctctgctctgctgtgaccTGCGATACAATGCTGGTCAATGAACCGCTCCAACCCACAACAACGTCCTGTTTCTGCCGGAGTGTTGAGCTGCAACACCCCGCACGAGCTCAAGGGCGGAGTGTAGGGTCGACCTATAAACTTTTAACCAATGAAATCACAGTACGGAAGTGGCAGCCAGTGCAGGTCATAGCTGTCACATCTGGTAcaaatgcatgtaaataaaCGCACGTAAAAAAAGCTAAATTCatgttcatttcatgtttctttaTGGTTTTCGAGATATTCTCTCATTTTGCACCGTCTGACTCATAATGTCGTAATGGGATAAATTCATAGATTGTATAAAGAGAAAGATGGATGAATTTAATTTTTGGTCTGGGCAGCAGTGGAAACATACTCTAAAAGTACTCTAGTAGGATTTTGAAGCAGTTCTActtaacttgagtatttctatttatttattatattgtatatatatatatatatatatatatatatatatatatatatatatatatatatatatatatatatatatatatatatatatatatatatatatatatatatatatatatatatatatatatatatatatatatatacacacatatacacacacatttcatcagCACCAGCAgtaacatcatcatcagtttaTATGCTTATGGATTAAGCTACCTGGCAATACATAAAGCAGTTAAAATTGCCTTGTGTCAATGTGTCAATGTGTCAATAGTAATGATCCAACAAAATGATAACACCAATAGGAGcaattctgcataatgagttCTTTCAAGTATTATCTGCTTATTATAACCCTATTATTTCCCTGAAGTAAATTGTTATTGCTACTTATCACTAAATTATCTCTAACTGATTTAGTGGTGCTTAACAAATTCATAATGTAGCACACTCATGTGGCCATGTGGTTGCTCAGTCCACACCTCAAGTGCAGGTAATTGATAAAGattcaaaaagcaaaaagctcACAGAAATGTCCAACTATTGGAAATTTTCAGGAGCTTTCAGGTCTGCTTACTGGACTTTACTGCATTCTTTACTGCATTCCAGTAAGTGGACTTTGTGTGATTTTCATTGCTTTCAAAGGTCAATAATGACATTTCAAGCTTGACttccatctatccattttctatgccacttatcccttttggggtccTATCGCAGCTGTCGAtgggcgggaggcagggtacaccctggacaggtcgccagccgatcgcagggcaacatatatacacaaacaacaattcacgctcacattcacacctaggggcaatttagagtcaacaattaacctaatgagcatgtttttggtctgtgggagtgcccggagagaacccacgcatgcacgggaagaacatgcaaacttcacacagaaaggcccgacccgggaattgaaccggtgaccttcttgctgtgaggcacgcacactacctgctgtgccaccgtgcagcccacagcTTGacttccacttttttttttcaaaatatggGTAATTCTGTGAGTCTTCCTCTATTTAGCATATATAAGCAGCGAACACCTAATAAATGGTTTATTTCACACCATagttatatttatttattccagcTGTATTTGTAAATTCTTCTTCAGTCTCTATGACAATGCGCAATCTGCTAATGAAGGCTACAAGATGCAGCCAGATGTTACAAAAAAGCTTCAGAAGAAATTTTGTAACACTTAAAGATGTCCCTGTAGTGTGTTACAAGCTGTTCATTAAACGTGCATAGAAAACAACAATTCTATACTTATCCTGGTGAATCACGTGTGACACTGAATGCCAGTGAAGGTCATTCCCTGTACTTTGTGGACAGCCAGATGACTGAGCTGTGCTGAAAGTCAGACAACCATATTAACTGCAATTGACATGGTAAACCCTGAGAGGGCAGTCTTTACCCATTAAGTCAacttggactttttttttctgtagccTCACCCACACTGAGCTGAACTCATTCAGTTAGATCCTGAAGATCTTTTTACTGCAGATACACTGGAGCAGAGAGCCTTCTCTTGTATTAAATATTAAAGAATACATTGTTTAGAAACCTCGAGGAAAAATGAGGCATGGAAGGTAAAGCAGGACAGACTGTAACCACAGTTGCATTCATTCGATGTGCTTATTACATTAAATGATTTTCACATAGgctttcttcttcctgtggCTTTCACATACTTTATCATTGCAAAGCCAGTGCAGTAACTTCCCTTGCTGGATACTGCGTATCATCACTACTAGAATTACTCTATTAGCTCTCCCTTTTCATTTAGTGAGGATATTCATTATTCAAGCCATTACAGTTTTCATTATGTGCACCTTTGTATTTTCCCAAATGCCTGCACCAGGCTCCAGAGAAAGGAAACAGATTACCTCTAATGTTGCTATCAGAAACTCATTAAGTAGGACCTGTTGTAGGTTTGTTTTGGCCAGGTTGAAAATCCTGGCTGCACTTGTAAATGTTAAGACACCATACTGAGGCCATGCGAGTTATCGGGTCAGAGTGAGAGAAAATAGCATGAGCTGGGAACCATGGGTGTGTTGTCTTGACCACACTTGTGTGGCTcctttccctctttttgtttGACATGTTTCTGAATGACCAAGCAATTTCAGCCTCTGCATTTTGTGCCTTTAACTGAAACCCACAAATCCATGCACACCAGTGCCACCACACACTTCTGCAAGAGTTAGCAACATGTGCCTGAAGGCTCTCATCTGTTCCTGCTTAACTCTTAACTCTGCTTCACTGAATCACTTGATTGAGGCCAAAATTGTTCTGGATATTGAGTAATTGAAGATTAGTAGATAACAGGAAAATCACTCATCCCTTGGAGGAAAATGATCGCtccacccaccaccaccccctccctcGTCTTTTTTCAGCCTGAGGACGTACCTTTCAAGATAAGAGCAATAAATTGGCAATTTGAGCAGATTTTCATGGATGTGAGAGCAGAACCCACAAATCGTATTTATATGGATTTATCTTTGAGATATTTTGTGGCTTTTGCCTTCGGATTATTTGGTCAtaatagaaaagaaagacacatgCTTCCTCCTGCAAAGCAACAAATTGCACCAATAAATACAAAGAGTACATGGAAGGCTAAATAGGACAACATATGCAAGAAGaaca
Proteins encoded in this window:
- the plin3 gene encoding mannose-6-phosphate receptor binding protein 1 — protein: MADSGKTNETGAAAAEPANGDQQSVVSRVSSLPLVSSACEVVSSAYSSTKDSVPLLKGVMDAAESGVRTLGAAATTGSKPLLGIIEPQLATVNEYALKGLDKMEEKLPILHKPADKVVSDTVGMVYQSVAGAKDAVVGAVMGGVELTRAAVSGGIVTAMGTRMGQMVSSRMGLALSRSEDWVDQNLPLTERELAAVAEPAPSEVTTPSGSPSYFVRLGKLSAKVQERALEQSLVRARHARDSTYTAVAQITSTLDLLESARTSLGTASNQIGGASEQLLQRWTEWKQKQAGTGQTESEPDGTKDEAEQLEWRALSMVRGLSDQLRSACHNVVSSAQGLPGAVQDQLTSARRSAEELHSSLGSTSTITPLLLERSRHHLTQVQQSLDGVMEYLLNNTPLNWLVGPFAPQITEKAEEDVTMEESGPQK